One window of Salegentibacter sp. Hel_I_6 genomic DNA carries:
- a CDS encoding sodium:alanine symporter family protein: MNALDELISQFASAVWGLPLVILLIGGGFYLLILSNFLPFRYLGHSLDLLRGKYDNPNDPGEISHFQSLSTALSSTVGMGNIAGVAVAIALGGPGAIFWLWVSAVVGMATKFFTNSLSVMYRGKDTQGNIQGGVMYFIEEGLGKKWKFLAIFFSVAGLIGALPVFNVNQLTQAINFILLEPNNIPTGFGTNLIIGIILVVLTSVVILGGLQRISKTVSRLVPAMVALYFISVLIILAVNFDVVPQYFSMIFTDAFAAENYKGEPMLGGVLGGLIILGVRRGAFSNEAGIGTATMAHGASRTSEPIREGLVAMLGPAIDTLVVCTLTALAILVTGIWQTTDVNGVSLTAAAFEASIPVVGDYLLLLCIAAFSISSLFSFSYYGTKCLSYLAGAENKHYYNYFYIISILLGATTSLNMMINLIDGFFALMAIPTMISTLILAPRVMKAARIYFKKYLN; encoded by the coding sequence ATGAATGCATTAGATGAACTCATTTCCCAATTTGCATCAGCCGTTTGGGGACTTCCATTAGTAATTTTATTAATTGGCGGCGGATTTTACCTCCTCATTCTATCTAACTTCCTTCCGTTTCGCTACCTGGGGCATTCCCTGGATCTTTTACGCGGAAAATATGATAACCCTAACGACCCTGGGGAAATTAGTCACTTTCAATCGCTTTCTACCGCATTATCTTCTACCGTGGGAATGGGAAATATTGCAGGTGTTGCTGTAGCAATCGCTTTGGGTGGTCCCGGTGCGATCTTTTGGCTTTGGGTAAGTGCCGTTGTTGGGATGGCCACAAAATTTTTTACCAATAGTCTTTCAGTAATGTATAGAGGGAAAGATACCCAGGGAAATATCCAGGGTGGTGTCATGTATTTTATTGAAGAAGGCCTGGGAAAAAAGTGGAAATTTCTTGCTATATTTTTTAGTGTTGCTGGCCTAATTGGCGCTCTCCCGGTTTTTAATGTTAACCAACTTACACAGGCTATAAATTTTATTTTATTAGAACCTAATAATATACCTACAGGATTTGGTACTAATCTAATCATAGGTATTATTTTAGTGGTCTTAACTTCAGTAGTAATTTTGGGCGGTTTGCAGCGAATAAGTAAAACTGTTTCGCGACTGGTGCCGGCTATGGTAGCCCTTTATTTTATTTCGGTTCTCATTATTCTGGCTGTTAATTTTGATGTTGTTCCGCAATACTTCTCCATGATCTTTACCGATGCCTTTGCTGCTGAAAATTATAAAGGCGAGCCTATGCTAGGCGGAGTTTTAGGTGGCTTAATTATCCTCGGGGTACGAAGAGGTGCTTTTTCTAATGAAGCAGGTATAGGAACCGCTACAATGGCTCACGGAGCCAGTAGAACCTCTGAGCCAATTAGAGAAGGTTTAGTAGCTATGTTAGGTCCTGCGATAGACACATTGGTGGTTTGTACCTTAACCGCTCTTGCAATTTTAGTAACCGGAATTTGGCAAACCACAGATGTAAACGGAGTTAGTCTTACCGCTGCTGCTTTTGAAGCTTCTATTCCTGTAGTTGGAGACTATTTATTGCTCTTGTGTATTGCCGCATTTAGTATTTCCTCGCTTTTTTCATTTTCTTACTACGGAACAAAATGTCTTTCTTATTTGGCGGGAGCCGAAAACAAACATTATTACAACTATTTTTATATCATTAGTATTCTGTTGGGTGCAACTACTTCCCTGAATATGATGATTAACCTAATTGATGGATTCTTTGCTTTAATGGCTATCCCTACAATGATCTCAACCTTAATACTTGCTCCCCGGGTTATGAAGGCTGCAAGGATTTATTTCAAGAAATACCTTAATTAA
- a CDS encoding Ppx/GppA phosphatase family protein — protein MTDNTTQSLPTKRIAAIDLGTNSFHAVLVDIYPDGSFRTVNKLKEMVVLAEKGLENKLSRDAMDRGLEALKRIKFLCDSHDVENILAYATSAIREAKNGGDFIEEVGHLVGVKVRAISGKMEAEMIGLAIRHSIVLGDEKVLMVDIGGGSVEFIIGNNEEFIYYNSLKLGVARMAAKFVDSDPIKKKDITKLQKHFKNELEAVAKLAKEHNVKTIIGSSGTMENIGAMVANRNSLTAKMSLNELEFSAGDFNELYEDFIKFDKKKRLKEKDLEEKRVDIINPGMVLLKFLVDEFKIENIKISEAALREGMIINFINNKKEQLNLDLLANFEDPRRRSIYELLRKCNWAEAHSKQVAKFALQFFDAFKEELELEESHKELLEYASLMHDIGYYISYRKHHKHALYLIRNSDLLGFKEDEINVMANVARYHRKSTPHKRHTRYKQLNKKNRKRVKKLSALLRVADGLDRSHYQNVQKLEIKNEKEVLNLFITTQADPELEIWGTLRKGELLEKLTGKKLKVFQILEKDDV, from the coding sequence ATGACCGATAACACTACCCAATCTTTACCGACCAAACGAATAGCCGCAATAGATCTTGGTACTAATTCTTTCCACGCGGTACTTGTAGATATCTATCCAGACGGGAGCTTTAGAACGGTAAATAAGCTTAAAGAAATGGTGGTTCTAGCAGAAAAAGGACTTGAAAATAAACTTAGTCGTGATGCTATGGATCGCGGCCTGGAAGCACTTAAACGAATTAAATTTTTATGTGATAGCCATGATGTAGAAAATATTCTGGCCTACGCAACCAGCGCTATTAGAGAAGCCAAAAATGGAGGCGATTTTATTGAAGAAGTAGGGCACCTGGTTGGGGTTAAAGTGCGCGCAATTTCCGGAAAAATGGAAGCCGAGATGATTGGTTTAGCCATTAGACATAGTATTGTTTTAGGTGATGAAAAAGTGCTGATGGTGGATATTGGAGGTGGAAGCGTAGAATTTATAATTGGTAATAACGAAGAATTTATTTATTACAATAGTTTGAAATTGGGAGTTGCCAGGATGGCTGCTAAATTCGTGGATTCCGATCCTATTAAAAAGAAAGATATCACAAAGCTTCAAAAGCATTTTAAAAATGAGTTAGAAGCAGTTGCAAAACTCGCAAAAGAGCATAATGTAAAAACCATAATTGGTTCTTCTGGTACTATGGAAAATATAGGCGCAATGGTGGCTAATAGGAATTCCCTTACTGCCAAAATGAGCCTAAATGAGCTGGAATTTAGTGCCGGTGATTTTAATGAATTATATGAGGATTTTATCAAATTTGATAAAAAGAAGCGCTTAAAGGAAAAGGATTTAGAAGAAAAGAGAGTAGATATTATAAATCCCGGGATGGTACTTTTGAAATTCCTGGTTGATGAATTTAAGATTGAAAACATAAAAATTTCGGAAGCGGCTCTTAGAGAAGGTATGATCATTAATTTTATCAATAATAAAAAAGAGCAGCTTAACCTTGATTTATTAGCGAATTTTGAAGATCCGCGTAGAAGAAGTATTTATGAATTACTGCGAAAATGTAACTGGGCTGAAGCGCACTCTAAACAAGTAGCTAAGTTTGCTTTGCAATTTTTCGATGCATTTAAGGAAGAATTGGAGTTAGAGGAATCGCATAAAGAATTATTAGAATACGCCAGCTTAATGCATGATATTGGGTATTATATTTCCTACCGAAAGCACCATAAACACGCGCTTTATCTGATAAGGAATTCAGATTTGCTTGGTTTTAAGGAAGATGAAATTAATGTAATGGCCAATGTAGCCAGATATCATAGAAAATCTACCCCACACAAGCGTCATACTCGCTATAAACAATTAAATAAAAAAAACCGAAAAAGGGTTAAAAAGCTTTCTGCGCTTTTAAGGGTTGCCGATGGTTTGGATCGCAGCCATTATCAAAATGTGCAAAAACTGGAAATTAAAAATGAAAAAGAAGTACTTAATCTTTTTATCACAACGCAAGCTGATCCTGAGCTAGAAATATGGGGAACTTTGAGAAAAGGCGAGTTGTTGGAAAAATTAACCGGAAAGAAACTTAAGGTTTTTCAAATCCTGGAAAAAGATGACGTTTAG
- a CDS encoding OmpA family protein: MGLSFKILMAFVLLINSVLPLFGQQRKQLIAPGAYVINMGVNPQTTENSLQAYGLIYELLKYEKIEIKWIINPNKEKDAADFTYLDTVFKGGAFIIPVSYLNDEVKNLISKWEEKGIVGLYTEEVVSVPVFTTLSVAPRWTLDRENGYIALPFFKAAAIPDHAHGGSKGENWKSPEDLGVCDDIFVMPHADPAFSTHKNLYHWNKKFKGAIWAGCHAVSKLENLTGNIAIEEKDTTEFIQLNFLSSGFPGAQSAGLIPYKDHRHGTPPYENLLPADPVAQYLGNPDEAHLNGSERIFLPKKINRWRKETKKIVVDYNAPDIPEISEDTAVITAYGHAYGNPDNGLVMYQSGHDIYGKDPANIAAMRAFFNWSFYAAEIKRRKNALEFGNKEGLPVVGAKVGDDLTGVLSLNPIHFDLDKAEIRIGDKPALDSIVAFMIEQPALLLDIRSHTDSRANDAYNMELSERRVAATIQYLINKGIESTRITGRGYGETELLNNCGNNRICTEADHERNRRSEFILAIDCDLYSTKEF; this comes from the coding sequence ATGGGGCTTTCTTTTAAAATATTAATGGCTTTTGTATTGCTGATTAATTCCGTGCTTCCTTTGTTTGGGCAACAACGAAAACAGCTTATCGCTCCAGGCGCTTACGTGATTAATATGGGCGTAAATCCGCAAACTACAGAAAATTCTTTGCAGGCTTATGGGTTGATTTATGAATTGTTGAAGTATGAGAAAATTGAAATTAAATGGATCATCAACCCCAATAAAGAGAAAGATGCTGCCGATTTCACCTACCTGGATACCGTATTTAAAGGAGGTGCTTTTATTATTCCTGTTTCCTATTTAAACGATGAAGTTAAAAACCTTATTAGCAAGTGGGAAGAAAAGGGAATAGTTGGGCTTTATACAGAGGAAGTTGTTAGTGTACCGGTTTTTACTACTCTATCGGTAGCGCCCCGGTGGACCTTAGATAGGGAAAATGGGTATATCGCTTTGCCTTTTTTTAAAGCTGCTGCAATACCTGATCATGCTCATGGCGGAAGCAAAGGAGAAAACTGGAAATCGCCTGAAGATCTGGGGGTATGTGATGATATCTTTGTAATGCCACATGCAGATCCTGCTTTTAGTACCCATAAAAACCTCTATCATTGGAATAAAAAGTTTAAAGGAGCGATTTGGGCCGGTTGCCACGCGGTAAGTAAATTAGAAAATCTCACTGGAAATATAGCAATTGAAGAAAAAGACACCACTGAATTTATTCAGCTTAATTTTCTGAGTTCGGGATTTCCGGGTGCGCAGAGTGCTGGCTTGATTCCTTATAAAGATCATCGTCACGGTACCCCGCCTTATGAAAACCTATTACCGGCAGATCCAGTTGCACAATATTTAGGTAATCCAGATGAAGCTCATTTGAACGGGTCTGAGAGGATTTTCCTTCCGAAGAAAATAAACAGGTGGCGTAAAGAGACAAAAAAGATAGTGGTAGACTACAACGCTCCCGATATTCCTGAAATCTCCGAAGATACTGCAGTAATTACTGCTTATGGTCACGCTTATGGTAATCCTGATAATGGCCTGGTTATGTACCAGTCGGGACACGATATTTATGGTAAAGATCCCGCAAATATTGCAGCTATGCGAGCTTTCTTTAACTGGAGTTTTTATGCTGCGGAAATCAAACGAAGAAAAAATGCACTGGAATTTGGAAATAAAGAAGGCCTGCCGGTAGTTGGTGCAAAAGTTGGCGATGATCTTACCGGGGTATTAAGTTTAAACCCCATTCACTTTGATCTTGATAAAGCCGAAATTAGAATTGGCGATAAGCCGGCCTTAGATAGTATTGTAGCTTTTATGATAGAACAGCCTGCACTTTTACTTGATATTAGATCACATACCGATAGCAGGGCGAACGATGCCTATAATATGGAACTTTCTGAAAGAAGGGTGGCGGCAACAATTCAGTATTTGATAAATAAAGGGATTGAGAGCACACGAATTACAGGAAGAGGTTATGGCGAAACAGAGCTGCTAAATAATTGTGGAAATAATAGAATATGTACTGAAGCCGATCACGAAAGAAATAGACGTTCAGAATTTATTCTTGCCATTGATTGTGATTTATATTCAACAAAAGAGTTTTAA
- a CDS encoding peptide chain release factor 3, translated as MKSFQKELKRRRTFGIISHPDAGKTTLTEKLLLFGGAIQEAGAVKSNKIKKGATSDFMEIERQRGISVATSVLAFEYKDIKINILDTPGHKDFAEDTFRTLTAVDSVIVVIDVAKGVEEQTEKLVEVCRMRNIPMIVFINKMDREGKDAFELLDEIEQKLNLTVTPLSFPIGMGYDFKGIYNIWEKNVNLFTGDPKRDIEDTIEISDLTSNELDELIGKTAANNLREELELAQGVYPEFDKEAYLAGRLQPVFFGSALNNFGVRELLDCFINIAPTPRPKESEERLVKPDEDKFTGFVFKIHANMDPKHRDRLAFIKIVSGKFERNKAYLHVRHNKNLKFSSPNAFFAEKKEIVDVSYPGDIVGLHDTGNFKIGDTLTEGENLNYRGIPSFSPEHFRYINNADPMKSKQLAKGVDQLMDEGVAQLFTLELNGRKIIGTVGALQFEVIQYRLEHEYGAKCTYENLNVYKATWVEAEDEKSEEFKDFKRLKAKFLATDKKGQLVFLADSQFSLQMTQDKYRTIKFHFTSEF; from the coding sequence ATGAAGAGTTTTCAGAAAGAACTAAAACGAAGAAGAACCTTTGGAATTATTTCCCACCCCGATGCGGGTAAAACCACGCTTACCGAGAAACTGCTGCTTTTTGGTGGTGCTATTCAGGAAGCCGGGGCGGTAAAATCTAACAAGATCAAAAAAGGTGCGACCAGTGACTTTATGGAAATTGAACGCCAAAGAGGGATTTCGGTAGCTACTTCGGTTTTAGCTTTTGAATATAAAGACATAAAAATTAATATCCTGGATACACCGGGTCACAAGGATTTTGCTGAAGACACTTTTAGAACTCTTACTGCGGTAGATAGCGTTATTGTAGTGATAGATGTTGCCAAGGGTGTAGAAGAACAAACCGAAAAACTCGTTGAAGTTTGTAGAATGAGAAACATCCCGATGATCGTTTTTATCAATAAAATGGACAGGGAAGGTAAAGACGCTTTTGAACTGCTTGACGAAATTGAACAAAAATTAAATCTTACCGTAACCCCTTTAAGTTTCCCAATTGGAATGGGGTACGACTTTAAGGGAATTTACAATATTTGGGAAAAGAACGTAAACCTGTTTACCGGGGACCCAAAAAGAGATATTGAAGATACTATTGAAATTTCTGATCTAACTTCTAATGAATTAGATGAGTTAATTGGCAAGACTGCAGCAAATAATTTAAGGGAAGAATTAGAATTGGCCCAGGGTGTTTATCCTGAATTTGATAAAGAGGCCTATTTGGCAGGTCGCTTACAACCTGTATTTTTTGGTTCTGCCTTAAATAATTTTGGAGTTCGAGAACTTTTAGATTGCTTTATAAATATTGCACCCACCCCAAGACCAAAAGAAAGTGAAGAACGCCTGGTTAAACCAGATGAAGATAAATTTACCGGCTTTGTGTTTAAGATCCACGCGAATATGGATCCTAAGCATCGTGACAGGCTTGCTTTTATAAAAATTGTTTCAGGAAAGTTTGAGCGAAATAAAGCTTATTTGCACGTAAGGCATAATAAAAATCTGAAATTCTCCAGCCCAAATGCATTCTTTGCTGAAAAGAAAGAAATAGTAGATGTTTCTTATCCCGGTGATATTGTAGGCTTACACGATACCGGGAATTTCAAAATTGGAGATACACTTACCGAAGGTGAAAATTTAAATTACCGCGGAATTCCAAGCTTCTCTCCGGAGCATTTTAGATATATCAACAATGCCGACCCAATGAAATCTAAACAACTAGCCAAAGGAGTTGACCAGTTGATGGATGAAGGTGTGGCACAGCTTTTCACATTAGAGCTAAACGGAAGAAAAATCATAGGAACCGTGGGTGCCTTGCAGTTTGAGGTTATTCAATACAGGTTGGAACACGAATACGGTGCTAAATGTACCTACGAAAACCTAAACGTTTACAAGGCAACCTGGGTAGAGGCTGAAGATGAAAAAAGTGAGGAATTCAAAGATTTTAAGCGATTAAAAGCGAAGTTTCTCGCGACGGATAAAAAAGGACAATTGGTGTTTTTGGCAGATTCTCAATTCTCGCTGCAAATGACCCAGGATAAATATCGTACTATTAAATTTCATTTCACTTCAGAATTTTAA
- a CDS encoding DUF3467 domain-containing protein, producing the protein MSEEKKKPKKGQINIELDEAIAEGTYSNLAIINHSVSEFVVDFVNIMPGRPKSKVKSRIILTPQHAKRLLKALNDNIHRFEKAHGEIRDYEKAPVPLNFGPTGQA; encoded by the coding sequence ATGAGTGAAGAAAAAAAGAAACCTAAAAAAGGTCAGATAAACATAGAACTTGATGAAGCTATAGCTGAAGGGACTTATTCCAATTTGGCTATTATTAATCATTCGGTTTCAGAATTTGTGGTAGACTTCGTGAATATTATGCCTGGAAGACCTAAGAGTAAGGTGAAATCCAGAATAATCTTAACACCACAACACGCGAAACGCCTGTTAAAGGCTTTAAATGATAATATTCATCGTTTTGAAAAAGCCCATGGGGAAATTAGAGATTACGAGAAGGCACCAGTACCATTAAATTTTGGGCCTACGGGGCAGGCTTAA
- the rpoC gene encoding DNA-directed RNA polymerase subunit beta' yields MARNNDKNTVKRFDKISIGLASPESILAESRGEVLKPETINYRTHKPERDGLFCERIFGPVKDYECACGKYKRIRYKGIVCDRCGVEVTEKQVRRDRVGHINLVVPVAHIWYFRSLPNKIGYLLGLPSKKLDMIIYYERYVVIQAGIAKNEEGEPLKKMDFLTEEEYLNVLDSLPQENMYLEDSDPNKFIAKMGAECLIEILRRIDLNELSYELRHKANNETSKQRKTEALKRLQVVEAFRDANNNRENLPEWMIMKVVPVIPPELRPLVPLDGGRFATSDLNDLYRRVIIRNNRLKRLMEIKAPEVILRNEKRMLQESVDSLFDNTRKSSAVKTDSNRPLKSLSDSLKGKQGRFRQNLLGKRVDYSARSVIVVGPELKMHECGLPKNMAAELYKPFVIRKLIERGIVKTVKSAKKIIDKKEPVVWDILENVLKGHPVLLNRAPTLHRLGIQAFQPKLIEGKAIQLHPLACTAFNADFDGDQMAVHLPLGPEAILEAQLLMLASHNILNPANGSPITVPSQDMILGLYYMTKSRKSSDELKVKGEGLTFYSDEEVVIAYNQKRVDLNAEIKIRAKDFNEVGELTYQIIETTVGRVLFNQAVPEKVGYVNTVLTKKNLRDIIGDVLAKTSVPETGEFLDAIKEMGYGYAFRGGLSFSLGDIIIPEEKQTMIDEANQQVEGIVGNYNMGLITNNERYNQVIDIWTSTNAGLTELAMKRIREDKQGFNSVFMMLDSGARGSKEQIRQLTGMRGLMAKPKKSNSGGGEIIENPILSNFKEGLSILEYFISTHGARKGLADTALKTADAGYLTRRLVDVSQDVIVNEEDCGTLRGVEVRPLKKNEEIVESLGERILGRISLHDVVNPSTSELLVSAGDEITSEIVTKIENAPIESVEVRSPLTCEAKKGICVKCYGRNLSTNKLVQRGEAVGVVAAQSIGEPGTQLTLRTFHVGGIAGNISEDNKLEVKFDGIAEIEDLKVVKGEAPDGSQAEIVISRTAELKVKDKKTGVVLSTNNIPYGSQIFIDNGAEVSKGDVVCQWDPYNGVIISEFAGKIKYENVEQGVTYQVEIDEQTGFQEKVISESRNKKLIPTLHILGKKDEVIRSYNLPVGAHLMVDNEEKIGVGKILVKIPRKSSKAGDITGGLPRVTELFEARNPSNPAVVSEIDGVVSFGKIKRGNREIIVESKLGEVKKYLVKLSNQILVQENDYVRAGMPLSDGSVTPEDILNIKGPNAVQQYLVNEVQEVYRLQGVKINDKHFEVVVRQMMRKVRIQDPGDTIFLENQLVHKSDFIEENDKVFGMKVVEDAGDSENLKPGQIVSPRELRDENSLLRREDKNLATARDVTAATATPVLQGITRASLQTKSFISAASFQETTKVLNEAAVSGKIDKLEGLKENVIVGHRIPAGTGMREYDSIIVGSKEEFDERMEHKQEVNYN; encoded by the coding sequence ATGGCTAGAAATAATGATAAGAATACAGTAAAGAGATTTGATAAAATCTCTATCGGTTTGGCTTCCCCGGAATCTATCCTCGCAGAATCTCGTGGTGAAGTTCTAAAACCGGAAACTATCAATTATCGTACGCACAAACCCGAACGTGACGGTTTGTTTTGTGAGCGTATTTTTGGTCCTGTAAAGGATTACGAATGTGCCTGCGGTAAATATAAAAGAATACGTTACAAAGGAATTGTTTGTGACCGTTGTGGGGTAGAAGTAACCGAAAAACAAGTACGTAGAGACCGTGTTGGGCACATTAATTTGGTAGTTCCTGTAGCACATATCTGGTATTTCCGTTCTTTACCTAATAAAATTGGATACCTGCTTGGTCTTCCATCTAAGAAATTAGATATGATCATTTACTACGAACGTTACGTAGTAATTCAAGCCGGTATTGCTAAAAACGAAGAAGGTGAACCATTAAAGAAAATGGATTTCCTTACTGAAGAAGAATATCTAAACGTTTTAGATAGCCTTCCGCAGGAAAATATGTATTTAGAGGACAGCGACCCAAATAAGTTTATCGCTAAAATGGGAGCAGAGTGTCTTATTGAAATATTAAGAAGAATAGATCTTAACGAACTTTCTTACGAGTTAAGACATAAAGCAAATAACGAGACTTCAAAACAACGTAAAACTGAAGCGCTTAAGCGTCTTCAGGTTGTAGAAGCTTTCCGGGATGCCAATAACAATCGCGAAAATCTTCCGGAATGGATGATTATGAAAGTGGTTCCTGTAATTCCACCAGAATTACGACCTCTTGTACCTCTTGATGGTGGACGTTTCGCGACTTCAGATTTAAATGATCTTTATAGAAGGGTGATTATTCGTAACAACCGTCTAAAAAGATTAATGGAGATCAAAGCTCCTGAAGTGATTTTACGTAACGAAAAACGTATGCTTCAGGAATCAGTAGATTCATTGTTTGACAACACAAGAAAATCTTCAGCGGTAAAAACAGACTCTAACCGTCCGTTAAAATCGCTTTCAGATTCCCTTAAAGGTAAGCAGGGACGTTTCCGTCAAAACTTACTTGGTAAACGTGTAGATTATTCAGCACGTTCGGTAATTGTTGTAGGACCTGAGTTGAAGATGCACGAATGTGGTCTTCCAAAGAACATGGCGGCTGAACTTTACAAGCCTTTCGTAATTAGAAAACTAATTGAAAGAGGAATTGTAAAAACAGTAAAATCTGCCAAGAAAATAATAGATAAGAAAGAGCCGGTAGTTTGGGATATCCTTGAGAACGTTCTTAAAGGACACCCTGTATTACTTAACCGTGCTCCTACGCTTCACCGTTTAGGTATCCAGGCATTTCAGCCAAAACTTATTGAAGGTAAAGCGATACAATTACACCCATTAGCCTGTACGGCATTCAACGCCGACTTTGATGGTGACCAGATGGCGGTTCACTTACCGCTTGGGCCAGAGGCTATTTTAGAAGCGCAGTTATTAATGCTTGCTTCTCATAATATCCTCAACCCTGCAAATGGTTCGCCTATTACAGTACCGTCTCAGGATATGATTCTTGGTCTTTATTATATGACCAAGTCTAGAAAATCTTCAGACGAACTTAAGGTTAAGGGAGAAGGACTTACTTTCTATTCTGATGAAGAAGTGGTAATCGCTTACAACCAGAAGAGAGTAGATCTTAATGCTGAAATTAAAATTCGCGCTAAAGATTTTAATGAAGTAGGTGAGTTAACTTACCAGATTATAGAAACTACAGTTGGTAGAGTATTGTTTAATCAGGCTGTACCAGAAAAAGTAGGTTATGTAAATACAGTTTTAACCAAGAAAAACCTTAGGGATATTATTGGTGATGTATTAGCTAAAACCAGCGTTCCTGAAACCGGAGAATTCCTTGATGCAATTAAGGAGATGGGATATGGATATGCTTTCCGTGGTGGACTTTCCTTCAGTTTAGGTGATATTATTATCCCTGAAGAGAAACAGACTATGATTGATGAGGCAAATCAGCAGGTTGAAGGTATTGTAGGAAACTATAATATGGGTCTTATTACTAACAACGAACGTTATAACCAGGTAATTGATATCTGGACTTCTACCAATGCCGGTCTAACCGAATTGGCGATGAAACGTATTCGTGAAGATAAGCAAGGTTTCAACTCTGTGTTTATGATGCTTGACTCAGGTGCTCGTGGATCTAAAGAACAGATTCGCCAGCTAACCGGTATGCGTGGTCTTATGGCTAAGCCTAAGAAATCTAACTCTGGTGGAGGTGAAATTATTGAAAACCCAATTCTTTCTAACTTTAAAGAAGGACTTTCAATTCTTGAATACTTTATCTCTACTCACGGTGCACGTAAAGGTCTTGCCGATACCGCACTTAAAACTGCCGATGCTGGTTACTTAACTCGTAGATTGGTAGATGTTTCGCAAGATGTTATTGTTAATGAAGAAGACTGCGGAACTTTAAGAGGAGTAGAAGTTAGACCACTTAAAAAGAACGAAGAAATTGTTGAATCTCTTGGAGAGCGTATTTTAGGACGTATTTCACTTCACGATGTTGTGAATCCTTCTACTAGCGAACTTTTAGTTAGCGCGGGAGATGAGATTACTTCAGAAATTGTTACTAAGATTGAAAATGCTCCAATAGAAAGTGTAGAAGTAAGATCCCCACTAACTTGTGAAGCTAAAAAAGGAATCTGTGTGAAATGTTACGGAAGAAACCTTTCTACTAATAAACTGGTACAAAGAGGTGAAGCCGTAGGAGTTGTTGCTGCCCAATCTATTGGAGAGCCGGGAACACAGTTAACACTTCGTACATTCCACGTGGGTGGTATTGCAGGTAACATTTCAGAAGATAACAAACTAGAGGTTAAATTTGACGGTATTGCCGAAATTGAAGACCTTAAAGTTGTAAAAGGAGAAGCTCCTGATGGTAGCCAGGCCGAAATTGTAATTTCACGAACTGCCGAGCTTAAAGTTAAAGATAAGAAGACCGGCGTGGTATTGAGTACCAATAACATTCCTTACGGTTCTCAAATCTTTATCGATAACGGTGCTGAAGTTTCCAAAGGTGATGTAGTTTGCCAGTGGGATCCATATAACGGTGTAATTATTTCAGAATTTGCCGGTAAGATTAAATATGAAAATGTTGAACAGGGCGTAACTTACCAGGTAGAGATAGATGAGCAAACAGGATTCCAGGAGAAAGTAATTTCTGAATCCCGTAACAAAAAGCTTATCCCAACCCTTCATATTTTAGGTAAAAAAGACGAAGTAATTCGTTCTTATAACCTTCCGGTAGGGGCTCACCTTATGGTAGACAACGAAGAGAAAATTGGAGTTGGTAAGATTTTGGTTAAGATTCCTCGTAAATCATCTAAAGCAGGTGATATTACCGGTGGTCTTCCAAGGGTAACAGAACTTTTTGAAGCACGTAACCCATCTAACCCAGCCGTTGTTAGTGAGATTGACGGTGTTGTTTCCTTCGGAAAAATCAAAAGAGGTAACCGCGAGATTATCGTTGAATCTAAATTAGGAGAGGTTAAGAAATACTTAGTGAAGTTATCTAACCAGATCCTTGTTCAGGAAAACGATTATGTTCGTGCAGGTATGCCACTTTCTGATGGTTCTGTAACTCCAGAAGATATTCTTAATATCAAAGGGCCAAACGCAGTACAACAGTATCTTGTTAACGAAGTTCAGGAAGTTTACCGACTTCAAGGTGTGAAGATTAATGATAAGCACTTTGAGGTTGTTGTAAGACAAATGATGCGTAAGGTTAGAATTCAGGATCCGGGAGATACTATTTTCCTTGAAAACCAACTTGTTCATAAATCAGATTTCATCGAGGAGAATGATAAAGTCTTCGGCATGAAAGTAGTTGAAGACGCTGGAGATTCAGAAAATCTGAAACCAGGACAAATCGTTTCACCAAGAGAGCTTAGAGATGAGAACTCGTTGTTAAGACGTGAAGATAAAAACCTTGCAACTGCAAGAGACGTAACCGCTGCAACCGCTACACCGGTTCTTCAGGGTATTACTCGAGCATCGCTACAAACAAAATCGTTTATTTCTGCGGCTTCCTTCCAGGAAACTACAAAAGTATTGAACGAGGCTGCCGTAAGCGGTAAGATCGATAAGCTTGAAGGATTGAAAGAAAATGTAATTGTAGGACATAGAATTCCTGCAGGTACGGGTATGCGTGAGTACGATAGCATTATCGTTGGTTCTAAAGAAGAATTTGACGAAAGAATGGAGCACAAGCAAGAAGTTAATTATAACTAG